Proteins encoded together in one Sceloporus undulatus isolate JIND9_A2432 ecotype Alabama chromosome 4, SceUnd_v1.1, whole genome shotgun sequence window:
- the UBE2T gene encoding ubiquitin-conjugating enzyme E2 T isoform X2, which yields MQRVSRLKRELHLLTTEPPPEILGSANTPYEKGIFNLEVVVPERYPFEPPKMRFLTPIYHPNIDSAGRICLDVLRLPPKGAWRPSLNIATLLTSIQMLMNEPNPDDPLMADISSEYKYNKQEFLRNARQWTEKYASQTTMALETSGKENHQREANQPKDSNISQKRKGSNISESSKKVCSGT from the exons ATGCAGAGGGTGTCACGACTGAAGAGGGAGTTGCATCTGTTAACTACGGAGCCACCACCAG aaATACTGGGTTCTGCAAATACACCATATGAGAAAGGAATTTTTAACTTGGAAGTAGTTGTGCCTGAAAG GTATCCATTTGAACCCCCCAAAATGCGCTTTCTGACTCCTATCTACCATCCTAACATTGACTCAGCAGGAAGAATCTGCCTCGATGTTCTTAGATTGCCACCAAAG GGCGCATGGAGGCCATCCCTGAATATTGCCACTTTGCTGACATCGATACAGATGCTGATGAATGAACCAAACCCTGATGATCCTCTCATGGCAGACATA TCCTCTGAGTATAAATACAACAAGCAAGAATTCCTCAGAAATGCCAGACAATGGACAGAAAAGTATGCAAGCCAGACAACAATG GCTTTGGAAACTTCAGGTAAAGAGAACCACCAAAGGGAAGCCAACCAACCCAAAGATTCTAACATTtcccagaaaaggaaaggaagcaatATCAGTGAATCATCAAAAAAAGTTTGTTCAGGAACATAG
- the UBE2T gene encoding ubiquitin-conjugating enzyme E2 T isoform X3, which yields MQRVSRLKRELHLLTTEPPPGITCWQNGSRIDELKAQILGSANTPYEKGIFNLEVVVPERYPFEPPKMRFLTPIYHPNIDSAGRICLDVLRLPPKSSEYKYNKQEFLRNARQWTEKYASQTTMALETSGKENHQREANQPKDSNISQKRKGSNISESSKKVCSGT from the exons ATGCAGAGGGTGTCACGACTGAAGAGGGAGTTGCATCTGTTAACTACGGAGCCACCACCAGGTATTACCTGCTGGCAGAATGGAAGTCGCATAGATGAACTTAAAGCCC aaATACTGGGTTCTGCAAATACACCATATGAGAAAGGAATTTTTAACTTGGAAGTAGTTGTGCCTGAAAG GTATCCATTTGAACCCCCCAAAATGCGCTTTCTGACTCCTATCTACCATCCTAACATTGACTCAGCAGGAAGAATCTGCCTCGATGTTCTTAGATTGCCACCAAAG TCCTCTGAGTATAAATACAACAAGCAAGAATTCCTCAGAAATGCCAGACAATGGACAGAAAAGTATGCAAGCCAGACAACAATG GCTTTGGAAACTTCAGGTAAAGAGAACCACCAAAGGGAAGCCAACCAACCCAAAGATTCTAACATTtcccagaaaaggaaaggaagcaatATCAGTGAATCATCAAAAAAAGTTTGTTCAGGAACATAG
- the UBE2T gene encoding ubiquitin-conjugating enzyme E2 T isoform X1 gives MQRVSRLKRELHLLTTEPPPGITCWQNGSRIDELKAQILGSANTPYEKGIFNLEVVVPERYPFEPPKMRFLTPIYHPNIDSAGRICLDVLRLPPKGAWRPSLNIATLLTSIQMLMNEPNPDDPLMADISSEYKYNKQEFLRNARQWTEKYASQTTMALETSGKENHQREANQPKDSNISQKRKGSNISESSKKVCSGT, from the exons ATGCAGAGGGTGTCACGACTGAAGAGGGAGTTGCATCTGTTAACTACGGAGCCACCACCAGGTATTACCTGCTGGCAGAATGGAAGTCGCATAGATGAACTTAAAGCCC aaATACTGGGTTCTGCAAATACACCATATGAGAAAGGAATTTTTAACTTGGAAGTAGTTGTGCCTGAAAG GTATCCATTTGAACCCCCCAAAATGCGCTTTCTGACTCCTATCTACCATCCTAACATTGACTCAGCAGGAAGAATCTGCCTCGATGTTCTTAGATTGCCACCAAAG GGCGCATGGAGGCCATCCCTGAATATTGCCACTTTGCTGACATCGATACAGATGCTGATGAATGAACCAAACCCTGATGATCCTCTCATGGCAGACATA TCCTCTGAGTATAAATACAACAAGCAAGAATTCCTCAGAAATGCCAGACAATGGACAGAAAAGTATGCAAGCCAGACAACAATG GCTTTGGAAACTTCAGGTAAAGAGAACCACCAAAGGGAAGCCAACCAACCCAAAGATTCTAACATTtcccagaaaaggaaaggaagcaatATCAGTGAATCATCAAAAAAAGTTTGTTCAGGAACATAG